The following are encoded together in the Bubalus bubalis isolate 160015118507 breed Murrah chromosome 14, NDDB_SH_1, whole genome shotgun sequence genome:
- the SALL4 gene encoding sal-like protein 4 isoform X3, protein MLPVLLGGSRRGEPVYTVPASWYSGAPMNYLGGGGSDELNGDGAGIKRPRREETHVCEKCCAEFFSFSEFLDHKKNCTKTPPVLILKDSEGPMSSEDLSGTVLSPQPPSPGRREGHRDNGSGGGAPGDLREKPGAESVLYLKTEAALPPAPQDISYLPKGKVANTNVTLQALRGTKVAVNQRSADVPPAPVPGAGSLPWVLEQILCLQQQQLQQIQLTEQIRVQVNMWASHALHAGHAADSLKTLGGHVSQQVSAAVALLSQKAGSAGLPLDALKPAKLPHANVPSAGGSASPGLPPFALKPDATRVLPGVLSRLPGALLPQAQGSVLFQSPFSAVALDPSKKGKGKPPSVSPVEVKLKDEALCRHKCKYCSKAFGTDSSLQIHLRSHTGERPFVCSVCGHRFTTKGNLKVHFHRHPQVKANPQLFADFHDKTAVGGGLPFALAGPVPLEEAGLSLDSKPALAAGTPSVVGLAQNLPSGPHPKDVAGGPLPSDLHPGPSPESEDGSILPGVGPTHPSPRVGGFPGGGPPEPGSETLKLQRLVENIDKATTDPNECLICHRVLSCQSSLKMHYRTHTGERPFPCKVCGRAFSTKGNLKTHLGVHRTSASLKTQHSCPICHKKFTNAVLLQQHIRMHMGGQIPNTPLPESPCEFAGPEPSAAGENGSPGAPAHDGVMEAIDVDEACPQEAAPSSSSRVLGPLAGVLAASPTPGLATAASLDAPVKAGLAALVLQRQGSRENGSVESDGLTNDDASSVMGDPECASRSPDVLESTSFQAVSPAHSQAESVKSKSPDADGKGDGSESSRTEMEGRSSVPSTFIRAQPTYVKVEVPGGFVGPATMSPGMTPLLAAQPRRQAKQHGCTRCGKNFSSASALQIHERTHTGEKPFVCNICGRAFTTKGNLKVHYMTHGANNSSARRGRKLAIENTMALLGTDGKRVPEMFPKEIMAPSVSVDPVMWNQYATMLNGGLAMKTNEISVIQSGGIPTLPVSLGASSVVNNTAASKIDGSQSAAGAEVEKPGTADNVPKHQFPHLLEENKIAVS, encoded by the exons GTGCTCCAATGAACTatcttggtggtggtggcagcGACGAGCTGAATGGGGACGGAGCAGGGATAAAACGGCCCCGGAGGGAGGAGACCCACGTATGCGAGAAATGCTGTGCCGAGTTCTTCAGCTTCTCTGAGTTCTTGGACCACAAGAAAAATTGCACTAAAACGCCCCCCGTGCTCATCTTGAAGGACAGTGAGGGGCCGATGTCGTCCGAAGACTTGTCAGGGACTGTGCTCAGCCCGCAGCCGCCGAGCCCGGGCCGGAGGGAGGGCCACCGGGACAATGGCAGCGGTGGAGGGGCCCCCGGGGACTTGAGGGAAAAGCCGGGGGCGGAGTCCGTCCTGTATCTGAAGACGGAGGCCGCCCTGCCGCCCGCGCCGCAGGACATAAGCTACTTACCCAAAGGCAAGGTGGCCAACACCAATGTCACGCTTCAGGCGCTGCGCGGCACCAAGGTGGCGGTGAACCAGCGCAGCGCCGATGTGCCTCCGGCGCCCGTACCCGGCGCCGGCAGCCTGCCCTGGGTGCTCGAGCAGATCCTGTgcctccagcagcagcagctgcagcagattCAGCTCACGGAGCAGATCCGGGTACAGGTGAACATGTGGGCCTCGCACGCCCTCCACGCCGGGCACGCGGCCGACTCGCTGAAGACGCTCGGGGGCCACGTGTCGCAGCAGGTGTCGGCGGCCGTGGCCCTGCTCAGCCAGAAGGCGGGGAGCGCCGGGCTGCCCCTGGACGCCCTGAAGCCCGCCAAGCTACCTCACGCCAACGTCCCTTCCGCCGGCGGCTCCGCCTCCCCGGGGCTGCCGCCCTTCGCGCTGAAGCCGGACGCCACCCGGGTGCTCCCCGGCGTCCTGTCGCGCCTCCCCGGGGCGCTGCTCCCCCAGGCCCAGGGCTCTGTGCTCTTCCAGAGCCCCTTCTCCGCGGTGGCCTTAGACCCGTCCAAGAAAGGCAAAGGGAAGCCACCGAGCGTCTCCCCGGTGGAGGTCAAACTCAAGGACGAGGCGCTCTGCCGGCACAAGTGTAAGTACTGTAGCAAGGCTTTTGGGACTGATAGCTCCTTGCAGATCCACCTCCGCTCCCACACCGGAGAGAGACCCTTCGTGTGCTCCGTGTGCGGCCACCGCTTCACCACCAAGGGCAACCTCAAGGTGCACTTCCACCGGCATCCCCAGGTGAAGGCAAACCCCCAGCTGTTTGCCGACTTCCACGACAAGACGGCGGTGGGCGGCGGCCTTCCCTTCGCGCTGGCCGGCCCCGTCCCCCTCGAGGAAGCCGGGCTCTCCCTAGACAGTAAACCCGCGCTCGCGGCGGGGACCCCCAGTGTTGTAGGGCTAGCTCAGAATCTCCCCTCGGGGCCTCACCCCAAGGACGTCGCGGGGGGCCCGTTGCCCAGCGACCTGCATCCCGGGCCGTCTCCGGAAAGCGAGGATGGCTCCATCCTGCCCGGGGTGGGGCCGACACATCCCTCCCCCAGGGTcggaggcttcccagggggtgggCCGCCGGAGCCGGGGTCGGAGACCCTGAAGCTGCAGCGGCTGGTGGAGAACATAGACAAGGCCACCACCGACCCCAACGAGTGTCTCATCTGCCACCGCGTCCTCAGCTGCCAGAGCTCACTCAAGATGCACTACCGCACGCACACCGGGGAGAGGCCTTTCCCGTGCAAGGTCTGCGGCCGCGCCTTCTCCACCAAAGGCAACCTGAAGACGCACCTGGGGGTGCACCGCACCAGCGCGTCGCTGAAGACGCAGCACTCCTGCCCGATCTGCCATAAGAAGTTCACCAACGCGGTTCTGCTGCAGCAGCACATCCGTATGCACATGGGCGGCCAGATCCCCAACACGCCTCTGCCCGAGAGCCCCTGCGAGTTCGCGGGCCCCGAGCCCTCGGCGGCCGGGGAGAATGGCAGCCCCGGCGCGCCCGCTCACGATGGGGTCATGGAAGCCATCGACGTAGACGAAGCCTGCCCCCAGGAGGCCGCCCCCAGCAGCTCCTCGAGGGTCCTCGGGCCCCTCGCCGGCGTCCTCGCGGCGTCCCCTACCCCGGGGCTGGCCACGGCGGCTTCGCTGGACGCCCCGGTGAAGGCGGGGCTCGCTGCGCTCGTCCTGCAGCGGCAGGGCAGCCGAGAAAACGGGTCCGTGGAGAGTGACGGCCTGACCAATGACGACGCCTCCTCGGTGATGGGCGACCCCGAGTGCGCCAGCCGAAGCCCAGACGTCCTGGAGAGCACGTCCTTCCAGGCGGTCTCGCCGGCCCATAGCCAGGCGGAGAGCGTCAAGTCCAAGTCTCCAGACGCCGACGGCAAAGGGGACGGCTCCGAGAGCAGCCGCACTGAGATGGAAG GTCGGAGCAGTGTTCCATCCACATTTATCCGAGCCCAGCCAACCTATGTCAAAGTTGAAGTTCCCGGTGGGTTTGTGGGTCCCGCGACCATGTCCCCAGGTATGACGCCTCTGTTGGCGGCCCAGCCCCGACGACAGGCCAAGCAGCACGGCTGCACGAGGTGCGGGAAGAACTTCTCCTCGGCCAGCGCGCTTCAGATCCACGAGCGGACTCACACCGGTGAGAAGCCCTTTGTGTGCAACATCTGTGGGCGCGCTTTCACCACCAAAGGCAACTTGAAG GTCCATTACATGACACACGGGGCCAACAATAGCTCGGCACGCCGTGGCAGGAAGCTGGCCATCGAGAACACCATGGCTTTGTTAGGAACGGACGGAAAGAGGGTCCCCGAGATGTTTCCCAAGGAAATCATGGCCCCTTCGGTGAGCGTGGACCCCGTCATGTGGAACCAGTACGCCACCATGCTCAACGGTGGTCTGGCCATGAAGACCAACGAGATCTCCGTAATTCAGAGTGGTGGCATCCCCACCCTCCCGGTGTCCCTGGGGGCTAGCTCCGTGGTGAATAACACGGCCGCCTCCAAGATCGACGGCTCCCAGTCCGCCGCCGGGGCCGAGGTGGAGAAGCCAGGGACGGCCGACAACGTCCCCAAACACCAGTTCCCGCACctcctggaagaaaacaagaTCGCAGTCAGCTAA
- the SALL4 gene encoding sal-like protein 4 isoform X4, whose protein sequence is MSRRKQAKPQHINSEEDQGERQPQQPAPECADAAPAAPAAGAPGAPMNYLGGGGSDELNGDGAGIKRPRREETHVCEKCCAEFFSFSEFLDHKKNCTKTPPVLILKDSEGPMSSEDLSGTVLSPQPPSPGRREGHRDNGSGGGAPGDLREKPGAESVLYLKTEAALPPAPQDISYLPKGKVANTNVTLQALRGTKVAVNQRSADVPPAPVPGAGSLPWVLEQILCLQQQQLQQIQLTEQIRVQVNMWASHALHAGHAADSLKTLGGHVSQQVSAAVALLSQKAGSAGLPLDALKPAKLPHANVPSAGGSASPGLPPFALKPDATRVLPGVLSRLPGALLPQAQGSVLFQSPFSAVALDPSKKGKGKPPSVSPVEVKLKDEALCRHKCRSSVPSTFIRAQPTYVKVEVPGGFVGPATMSPGMTPLLAAQPRRQAKQHGCTRCGKNFSSASALQIHERTHTGEKPFVCNICGRAFTTKGNLKVHYMTHGANNSSARRGRKLAIENTMALLGTDGKRVPEMFPKEIMAPSVSVDPVMWNQYATMLNGGLAMKTNEISVIQSGGIPTLPVSLGASSVVNNTAASKIDGSQSAAGAEVEKPGTADNVPKHQFPHLLEENKIAVS, encoded by the exons GTGCTCCAATGAACTatcttggtggtggtggcagcGACGAGCTGAATGGGGACGGAGCAGGGATAAAACGGCCCCGGAGGGAGGAGACCCACGTATGCGAGAAATGCTGTGCCGAGTTCTTCAGCTTCTCTGAGTTCTTGGACCACAAGAAAAATTGCACTAAAACGCCCCCCGTGCTCATCTTGAAGGACAGTGAGGGGCCGATGTCGTCCGAAGACTTGTCAGGGACTGTGCTCAGCCCGCAGCCGCCGAGCCCGGGCCGGAGGGAGGGCCACCGGGACAATGGCAGCGGTGGAGGGGCCCCCGGGGACTTGAGGGAAAAGCCGGGGGCGGAGTCCGTCCTGTATCTGAAGACGGAGGCCGCCCTGCCGCCCGCGCCGCAGGACATAAGCTACTTACCCAAAGGCAAGGTGGCCAACACCAATGTCACGCTTCAGGCGCTGCGCGGCACCAAGGTGGCGGTGAACCAGCGCAGCGCCGATGTGCCTCCGGCGCCCGTACCCGGCGCCGGCAGCCTGCCCTGGGTGCTCGAGCAGATCCTGTgcctccagcagcagcagctgcagcagattCAGCTCACGGAGCAGATCCGGGTACAGGTGAACATGTGGGCCTCGCACGCCCTCCACGCCGGGCACGCGGCCGACTCGCTGAAGACGCTCGGGGGCCACGTGTCGCAGCAGGTGTCGGCGGCCGTGGCCCTGCTCAGCCAGAAGGCGGGGAGCGCCGGGCTGCCCCTGGACGCCCTGAAGCCCGCCAAGCTACCTCACGCCAACGTCCCTTCCGCCGGCGGCTCCGCCTCCCCGGGGCTGCCGCCCTTCGCGCTGAAGCCGGACGCCACCCGGGTGCTCCCCGGCGTCCTGTCGCGCCTCCCCGGGGCGCTGCTCCCCCAGGCCCAGGGCTCTGTGCTCTTCCAGAGCCCCTTCTCCGCGGTGGCCTTAGACCCGTCCAAGAAAGGCAAAGGGAAGCCACCGAGCGTCTCCCCGGTGGAGGTCAAACTCAAGGACGAGGCGCTCTGCCGGCACAAGT GTCGGAGCAGTGTTCCATCCACATTTATCCGAGCCCAGCCAACCTATGTCAAAGTTGAAGTTCCCGGTGGGTTTGTGGGTCCCGCGACCATGTCCCCAGGTATGACGCCTCTGTTGGCGGCCCAGCCCCGACGACAGGCCAAGCAGCACGGCTGCACGAGGTGCGGGAAGAACTTCTCCTCGGCCAGCGCGCTTCAGATCCACGAGCGGACTCACACCGGTGAGAAGCCCTTTGTGTGCAACATCTGTGGGCGCGCTTTCACCACCAAAGGCAACTTGAAG GTCCATTACATGACACACGGGGCCAACAATAGCTCGGCACGCCGTGGCAGGAAGCTGGCCATCGAGAACACCATGGCTTTGTTAGGAACGGACGGAAAGAGGGTCCCCGAGATGTTTCCCAAGGAAATCATGGCCCCTTCGGTGAGCGTGGACCCCGTCATGTGGAACCAGTACGCCACCATGCTCAACGGTGGTCTGGCCATGAAGACCAACGAGATCTCCGTAATTCAGAGTGGTGGCATCCCCACCCTCCCGGTGTCCCTGGGGGCTAGCTCCGTGGTGAATAACACGGCCGCCTCCAAGATCGACGGCTCCCAGTCCGCCGCCGGGGCCGAGGTGGAGAAGCCAGGGACGGCCGACAACGTCCCCAAACACCAGTTCCCGCACctcctggaagaaaacaagaTCGCAGTCAGCTAA
- the SALL4 gene encoding sal-like protein 4 isoform X2 has product MSRRKQAKPQHINSEEDQGERQPQQPAPECADAAPAAPAAGAPGAPMNYLGGGGSDELNGDGAGIKRPRREETHVCEKCCAEFFSFSEFLDHKKNCTKTPPVLILKDSEGPMSSEDLSGTVLSPQPPSPGRREGHRDNGSGGGAPGDLREKPGAESVLYLKTEAALPPAPQDISYLPKGKVANTNVTLQALRGTKVAVNQRSADVPPAPVPGAGSLPWVLEQILCLQQQQLQQIQLTEQIRVQVNMWASHALHAGHAADSLKTLGGHVSQQVSAAVALLSQKAGSAGLPLDALKPAKLPHANVPSAGGSASPGLPPFALKPDATRVLPGVLSRLPGALLPQAQGSVLFQSPFSAVALDPSKKGKGKPPSVSPVEVKLKDEALCRHKCKYCSKAFGTDSSLQIHLRSHTGERPFVCSVCGHRFTTKGNLKVHFHRHPQVKANPQLFADFHDKTAVGGGLPFALAGPVPLEEAGLSLDSKPALAAGTPSVVGLAQNLPSGPHPKDVAGGPLPSDLHPGPSPESEDGSILPGVGPTHPSPRVGGFPGGGPPEPGSETLKLQRLVENIDKATTDPNECLICHRVLSCQSSLKMHYRTHTGERPFPCKVCGRAFSTKGNLKTHLGVHRTSASLKTQHSCPICHKKFTNAVLLQQHIRMHMGGQIPNTPLPESPCEFAGPEPSAAGENGSPGAPAHDGVMEAIDVDEACPQEAAPSSSSRVLGPLAGVLAASPTPGLATAASLDAPVKAGLAALVLQRQGSRENGSVESDGLTNDDASSVMGDPECASRSPDVLESTSFQAVSPAHSQAESVKSKSPDADGKGDGSESSRTEMEGRSSVPSTFIRAQPTYVKVEVPGGFVGPATMSPGMTPLLAAQPRRQAKQHGCTRCGKNFSSASALQIHERTHTGEKPFVCNICGRAFTTKGNLKVHYMTHGANNSSARRGRKLAIENTMALLGTDGKRVPEMFPKEIMAPSVSVDPVMWNQYATMLNGGLAMKTNEISVIQSGGIPTLPVSLGASSVVNNTAASKIDGSQSAAGAEVEKPGTADNVPKHQFPHLLEENKIAVS; this is encoded by the exons GTGCTCCAATGAACTatcttggtggtggtggcagcGACGAGCTGAATGGGGACGGAGCAGGGATAAAACGGCCCCGGAGGGAGGAGACCCACGTATGCGAGAAATGCTGTGCCGAGTTCTTCAGCTTCTCTGAGTTCTTGGACCACAAGAAAAATTGCACTAAAACGCCCCCCGTGCTCATCTTGAAGGACAGTGAGGGGCCGATGTCGTCCGAAGACTTGTCAGGGACTGTGCTCAGCCCGCAGCCGCCGAGCCCGGGCCGGAGGGAGGGCCACCGGGACAATGGCAGCGGTGGAGGGGCCCCCGGGGACTTGAGGGAAAAGCCGGGGGCGGAGTCCGTCCTGTATCTGAAGACGGAGGCCGCCCTGCCGCCCGCGCCGCAGGACATAAGCTACTTACCCAAAGGCAAGGTGGCCAACACCAATGTCACGCTTCAGGCGCTGCGCGGCACCAAGGTGGCGGTGAACCAGCGCAGCGCCGATGTGCCTCCGGCGCCCGTACCCGGCGCCGGCAGCCTGCCCTGGGTGCTCGAGCAGATCCTGTgcctccagcagcagcagctgcagcagattCAGCTCACGGAGCAGATCCGGGTACAGGTGAACATGTGGGCCTCGCACGCCCTCCACGCCGGGCACGCGGCCGACTCGCTGAAGACGCTCGGGGGCCACGTGTCGCAGCAGGTGTCGGCGGCCGTGGCCCTGCTCAGCCAGAAGGCGGGGAGCGCCGGGCTGCCCCTGGACGCCCTGAAGCCCGCCAAGCTACCTCACGCCAACGTCCCTTCCGCCGGCGGCTCCGCCTCCCCGGGGCTGCCGCCCTTCGCGCTGAAGCCGGACGCCACCCGGGTGCTCCCCGGCGTCCTGTCGCGCCTCCCCGGGGCGCTGCTCCCCCAGGCCCAGGGCTCTGTGCTCTTCCAGAGCCCCTTCTCCGCGGTGGCCTTAGACCCGTCCAAGAAAGGCAAAGGGAAGCCACCGAGCGTCTCCCCGGTGGAGGTCAAACTCAAGGACGAGGCGCTCTGCCGGCACAAGTGTAAGTACTGTAGCAAGGCTTTTGGGACTGATAGCTCCTTGCAGATCCACCTCCGCTCCCACACCGGAGAGAGACCCTTCGTGTGCTCCGTGTGCGGCCACCGCTTCACCACCAAGGGCAACCTCAAGGTGCACTTCCACCGGCATCCCCAGGTGAAGGCAAACCCCCAGCTGTTTGCCGACTTCCACGACAAGACGGCGGTGGGCGGCGGCCTTCCCTTCGCGCTGGCCGGCCCCGTCCCCCTCGAGGAAGCCGGGCTCTCCCTAGACAGTAAACCCGCGCTCGCGGCGGGGACCCCCAGTGTTGTAGGGCTAGCTCAGAATCTCCCCTCGGGGCCTCACCCCAAGGACGTCGCGGGGGGCCCGTTGCCCAGCGACCTGCATCCCGGGCCGTCTCCGGAAAGCGAGGATGGCTCCATCCTGCCCGGGGTGGGGCCGACACATCCCTCCCCCAGGGTcggaggcttcccagggggtgggCCGCCGGAGCCGGGGTCGGAGACCCTGAAGCTGCAGCGGCTGGTGGAGAACATAGACAAGGCCACCACCGACCCCAACGAGTGTCTCATCTGCCACCGCGTCCTCAGCTGCCAGAGCTCACTCAAGATGCACTACCGCACGCACACCGGGGAGAGGCCTTTCCCGTGCAAGGTCTGCGGCCGCGCCTTCTCCACCAAAGGCAACCTGAAGACGCACCTGGGGGTGCACCGCACCAGCGCGTCGCTGAAGACGCAGCACTCCTGCCCGATCTGCCATAAGAAGTTCACCAACGCGGTTCTGCTGCAGCAGCACATCCGTATGCACATGGGCGGCCAGATCCCCAACACGCCTCTGCCCGAGAGCCCCTGCGAGTTCGCGGGCCCCGAGCCCTCGGCGGCCGGGGAGAATGGCAGCCCCGGCGCGCCCGCTCACGATGGGGTCATGGAAGCCATCGACGTAGACGAAGCCTGCCCCCAGGAGGCCGCCCCCAGCAGCTCCTCGAGGGTCCTCGGGCCCCTCGCCGGCGTCCTCGCGGCGTCCCCTACCCCGGGGCTGGCCACGGCGGCTTCGCTGGACGCCCCGGTGAAGGCGGGGCTCGCTGCGCTCGTCCTGCAGCGGCAGGGCAGCCGAGAAAACGGGTCCGTGGAGAGTGACGGCCTGACCAATGACGACGCCTCCTCGGTGATGGGCGACCCCGAGTGCGCCAGCCGAAGCCCAGACGTCCTGGAGAGCACGTCCTTCCAGGCGGTCTCGCCGGCCCATAGCCAGGCGGAGAGCGTCAAGTCCAAGTCTCCAGACGCCGACGGCAAAGGGGACGGCTCCGAGAGCAGCCGCACTGAGATGGAAG GTCGGAGCAGTGTTCCATCCACATTTATCCGAGCCCAGCCAACCTATGTCAAAGTTGAAGTTCCCGGTGGGTTTGTGGGTCCCGCGACCATGTCCCCAGGTATGACGCCTCTGTTGGCGGCCCAGCCCCGACGACAGGCCAAGCAGCACGGCTGCACGAGGTGCGGGAAGAACTTCTCCTCGGCCAGCGCGCTTCAGATCCACGAGCGGACTCACACCGGTGAGAAGCCCTTTGTGTGCAACATCTGTGGGCGCGCTTTCACCACCAAAGGCAACTTGAAG GTCCATTACATGACACACGGGGCCAACAATAGCTCGGCACGCCGTGGCAGGAAGCTGGCCATCGAGAACACCATGGCTTTGTTAGGAACGGACGGAAAGAGGGTCCCCGAGATGTTTCCCAAGGAAATCATGGCCCCTTCGGTGAGCGTGGACCCCGTCATGTGGAACCAGTACGCCACCATGCTCAACGGTGGTCTGGCCATGAAGACCAACGAGATCTCCGTAATTCAGAGTGGTGGCATCCCCACCCTCCCGGTGTCCCTGGGGGCTAGCTCCGTGGTGAATAACACGGCCGCCTCCAAGATCGACGGCTCCCAGTCCGCCGCCGGGGCCGAGGTGGAGAAGCCAGGGACGGCCGACAACGTCCCCAAACACCAGTTCCCGCACctcctggaagaaaacaagaTCGCAGTCAGCTAA